A single region of the Marmota flaviventris isolate mMarFla1 chromosome 10, mMarFla1.hap1, whole genome shotgun sequence genome encodes:
- the Btf3l4 gene encoding transcription factor BTF3 homolog 4 isoform X2: MIKDDGTVIHFNNPKVQASLSANTFAITGHAEAKPITEMLPGILSQLGADSLTSLRKLAEQFPRQVLDSKAPKPEDIDEEDDDVPDLVENFDEASKNEAN, translated from the exons ATGATTAAAGATGATGGGACAGTTATTCATTTCAACAATCCCAAAGTCCAAGCTTCCCTGTCTGCCAATACCTTCGCAATTACTGGTCATGCAGAAGCCAAACCAATCACAGAAATGCTTCCTGGAATATTAAGTCAGCTTGGTGCTGACAGCTTAACAAGCCTTAGAAAGTTAGCTGAACAGTTCCCACGGCAAG TGTTGGATAGTAAAGCACCAAAACCGGAAGACATTGATGAAGAGGATGATGATGTTCCAG atctcGTAGAAAATTTTGATGAAGCATCAAAGAATGAAgctaactaa